A region of the Bryobacteraceae bacterium genome:
AACGCCACATGGCAGCAGGAAAATGCAGGCGATTTTTCTGGAGAACCGCTGAATTTTCTGAGGCAATTCACATTCATGGATTCGCCGCAGCCGGCGCCTTCTGACCCGTAAGACGGCCGCATTGGGGGATCATCGGAACATGGGAAACACAGCACTGGTCACCGGGGCAAACCGCGGCATCGGACTCGCCGTTGCGCGCCGCCTGGCCGAACTGGGCCATTTCGTTTTTCTCGGATCCCGCGACTGGCAGGCCGGTCATGAGGCGGCCGCCGCGCTTCGCCGGCTGGGACTCCAAGCCCGGCCGCTGCGCCTGGATCTTGCCGATGCCGCCAGCATCGACGCGGCCGTGGCCGAAGCCGCCACTTCCGGCCACACCATCGAGATTCTCATCAATAACGCCGGCGTCCTTCATGAAAAACCACTGCTCGAGCTGACGGATGCCGAGATCGCCGAATCCATCGCAGTCCACCTCACCGGGCCGCTGCGCCTTGTGCAGCGGCTCGCGCCCGCCATGGCGGCCCGGGGCTACGGTCGCATCGTGAACGTGTCGTCGGGATGGGGCTCGTTCGCGGAAGGCATGGGCGGACCGGGCCTGTACGGCGTCACCAAGGCGGCGCTGAACGCGCTCACCGTCCGTCTGGCCCACGAGCTGCCCGGGACGATCAAGGTCAACGCGATGTGCCCGGGCTGGGTGCGGACACGGATGGGCGGCGATGCCGCGCCCCGCACGCCCGAAGAAGGCGCCGACACAGCCGTATGGCTCGCCACCCTGCCCCCCGATGGCCCAACGGGCGGCTTCTTCCGCGACCGCCAACTCATCCCCTGGTAAGACAGGGCCGCCCTCTTCCATCTGCGCGTGGAAGATGGAAGGAAAGGCTTGGTGGCGAAGGTGGGGGTCGATGCCGTCATTTCGTTACGTTATTGCCTGTCTGTAGCTTACGAGACAACATTCGCCCCTCAATTGTTTGCGCCAGGGACAATTTTCTCTCGCGTGCCTGATTTTGGCTGCTTCGGGACATGAGGATCGACACCAAACCGACACCAAGAATCGCGCAAGCCATTTCTCTTCAGTGGCTTCGAAAAATTCGTTCGCAGCCACAGAGTTGCAGTTATCAATCGGCCAGACCGCTGTCTGCCTCACGTCCGTCCGCAACCGGGCCGGACTGGTCTCAGTCTTCATCCAGGGCCCGCCTGCCGGCCGCAATGGCCATCCCACCCACGGTGACTCGGCAGGCTGAGCCAGACGCAGGATCCTCCAGATGTCAAGGGAGCAGTAGAAAGGAACCACCGGGGCGGTGCAGAAGGGGACCACTTCAAGCCGGTCAGAGAGCCAGGGTATTCGCTTGGGGGACCAGCTGGAGCGGAGCCCTGCAAGGCCGGAGGCCGAGCGTTGAGGGCGAAGAAGAAGCCGGCCCCAAAACGCGGCCGCCTCGCCGTCCTCCCGTCCGGCTACTTTGTCGTGTCTGCCGCCCACTTCTGTTTGCCGGTCTTCAACCGCTAGCTTTCGCCGTTCATTTCCAATATGTGGACGTGGTGCGTCAGCCGGTCCAGCAGCGCCCCGGTCAGCCGTTCTGACCCCAGCACCTCGGTCCACTCGGCAACCGGGAGATTGCTCGTCACCAGTGTCGAGCCGCGCTCATAACGCGGCTGAAGACCTCAAAGAGCATCTCGGCGCCGGTCTTCGACAGCGGCACAAAACCCGGTTCATAGACAATCAGCAGTTCCTGCCGCTGCAGGTGTTTCTGGAAGCGCAGCAGCCGCCTCTCATCGCGCGCTTCCATCAACTCGTGCACCAGCGCCGCCGTCGTGAACCGCGCGCGCACCCCGCGCTGGCAAGCCGCTAGGTCCAGCGCATTGGTCTTCTGCTCGAGCAGCGCCAGGGAGTGCAGCGGATCGAAGATCATCTCTTCACGGTCGTAACTGCGCCGGTGCCGGGCAATCACCTCACTGCCGCAACGGATGACCACTTCCCACACGAAGGCCTTCAGCATCACCCGCTGGTGTGCGAAGCGCACCGGCACCGAATCGTCATTGGTGTCATGGCGCACCAACGCCTGGGAACTTGCGCGGGTGGCCCGCTTCTCGCACGCTTCGTACGGCGCCGCTGGCAGAGGCAGCAGTTTCTCCCGGTCCCGTTCGAACCGCTCGCCTATTGTCTCCTTCTCGCCCCGAAGCTTCCGTCCCCGCCTCTTCCGGCACTGCCTGAGTAGCTGCGCGTTCAACTCCTCCCAGCTCGCGGCGTGCGGCACAGGAACCATGAAGTTGCGCCGCACATAGCCCACCAACCCCTCCACGTTGCCCTTGCCCGGCCGCCCGAACTTCGCCTCAAACAGGTAGTGCGACTTCAGCCGGCTGAACTCCTCGGTCGCTTTGCGCTCCCCATCGCCGGTGATCTTCGCCACCGCGATGCCGGTGTTGTCGTACAACATCGTCCGCGGCACTCCGCCAAAATAGGCAAACGCCCGATTATGCCCCTCGCAGAACGACTCCGTATTCTCGGCCGGAAACGCCATCACGAAGGCGTCATCGGAATGCGGCAGGTCCACGCACAGGAAGCGCCCTTTCTGCTCCACTCCGCCGATCACCGCCAGCGCCTCGCCGAAGTCGGCTTGCGCATCTCCGGGCGGGTGAGCCAGCGGCACAAACACTTCCTTGTGCCGGAGCAGCGCGTCTCTCACGAAGTCCTTCACAATCGTGTAGCCGCCCGTGATGGCGTGCTCATCCTTCAGCCGGTCGTAGATCCGCCTGGATGTGTGCCGCTGCTTCTTCGGCCTGGCTTCGTCCTCTTCCAGGATCTGGTCGATGAATCCTGGCCACGGACCGAGCTTCGGCCTCGCCACCGGCTTCTTCCGTTGATACCCAGGCGGCGCCGAAAACTCCAGCATCCTCCGGATCGTCTTGCGCGACAGGCCAAACTCCCGCGCCGCCTGGCGCTGGCTCATCCCCTCTACCTGCACTGCCCGGCGCACACGTCCATACACTTACACTTTCTACACCTCCCAGGTGCCGCAAAAAACACACTGAACCTATATTGTTTGATTCGCTTGCCAGGGGTGGTCTACTTTTCGACCGCCGCCAGCCGCCGCTCACGCGGCGCTATGTGGTCTATTATTGCTCCGCCCTTGATACCTTTTCCGGGACATAGAGGCCTCTCTCAATCTCCGCCGGCGCCCCCTGCACCCATCCATCCCGGCTCATGCCGCCTACCGGCCGACATAGAAAAAAAGACCCGGAATCCCTCTTGACACACAAAAAAAAAGCGCACACTGAGACCGAAGGAATTGATTGCGGGGGTCCCCAAATGCGGATCTTCTTCGCGTTGCTTCTCCTTCAGCCCATTTCTACCGGCCAAAGAAAGCCGCCCGAACCTCCACCGACTTTCTTCCTGATGCCTGCGCCGTTGGAGGTGCAAACGAGGGCTGTGTACGAAATCTTCCTGGAATCCGTCCGGCTCCGGGAAGCCATGCCATCCTCACGTATCTCTGGCGCGGCGCAGCCGGAGACTCCACTCGAGAGTCTGCGGAAATCCCTCGGCCTGGAAACAGACGCCTGGCAGCTGGTCCGGCAGACCGCCGGGTGGTTGCACGCCGTGCTCGAAGAGAACCACCGGCGGGGACGCTCCGTGTTGGAGAGCTCGGCCCTCCCGGCGGCGCAGCGGCTGCAGGAGATGGACCGGCTTTGGGCGCAGAGGCAGAGGGCAATCGATGAAGCGGTGGAGAGCCTGCGGATTGCGGTCGGCCCAGCCCGATTCGCGGAGTTCGACCAGAGGGTGCGGGCCATGGTGATGCCGGGTTTGCGGCCGCGGTACGTGGCGGCGCCGCCCTGGACGGAAGCAGGAAGGAGGAAGTGAAATGTCAGGCCGGTGGATCCTGCGCGCGGTGATTCTGTTTGCCACGCAAGCCGTCCTCGCAGCGCAGGGCTATTGGTATTACTACTGGGGGCAGTTGAACACATACGCTAACGGAGCCCAGGCCTACACAGTGGCCTCGGTTCCTTTCGGCTGCGTGAACCGGAGCGAACTGGAATTGACCCGGGAATCTGAAACCGTCGATTCCAGAAGCGGGGGCAATTGCTGCTGGGGCTGTAGCGGCGGATCGGTGTACCTTTGGGTAGAGAATCAGGATTGTTTGCCGCCCCAGACGTGGTATGCCGCATCAGGAGAGGCTGAGTTCGTGCTGCCGGACTACGGATGGACGACAGATAGCTATTGGGACGGCCGTGCGACGCCGCCATCGCAGGTGGACGTCACCTCCGCCAGCATTCCGTCGGACCAGATCACTGTGGAACTCTCGCCTTGCGGAGGCTATGGGGAGCTGGTGGTGACAATCACTGGAGATACGACGGTGGAACTGTATCGGGGATCGCGGGGCGGCGGCACCCAGGTGGTGAGCTTCAACATTCCGGCCCTGCCGAACGGCAAGACATTCCAGAAGGTGCGCGCCGAATGGACGCCGCAGGACGGACAGCGGACGGCAACGCGAGGCTACGGCTTCAAGGTTCTGGGAGATTATCTGCACGGGCAGTACAATTCTGTGCTGGAAAGCGGATGCTCAGGCAGCCTCGTTCCTCTGCGGTATGTCACAGGGGACTGCGTATACGTCCAGAGCTGTGATTTTTCGTCATTCAGCGGCAAGAACATGTGGTGGCAGGAAGTGCGGGAAAATGGAAGCGGATGGTCGGACGCTTTATCGGGCGTTGTCTCCCGGGAATATTATTGCGGCTCAGGTTCCGATCGGGGAAGGCGCGTGCCATCACCTTGCGCCCACTGCCCCGGAATGAGTCTTAACGCCTATCAGACGGTGGCTCGGACCCCATACCACCCGGAGCTTCAATGTGGGGATGTCGTCTTCATCTTTGGACTCGGCCTGCGGACAGTGGCAGATCAAGGCGAGAACGTCGCCGTGGATCAACTGGATCATTTCATCGGGTTCACAGGGTGCAATCAGGCAACGACATACGGGAGAAGAAAGACGGTCAAGCTCCTCGGCGCTCCGTGAAGGGAGGTGATCGTGCTGAGCATCATGATTCTCTGCTTTCTAGCCGCGTTTCAGGCGCCAGTCGGCGAAGACCTGCTGAAGCTCGGCGACGGGACGGAGGTCCGGATTCGAAGAGCAGGTGAATCGCCGCGTCCGCTCCGGGCGGACATTCAACCTTCGAATCAGCCTGGGTTTTCCGTTGTGCTTCCATTGGATCATGCCAACGTGGAAGGCGTGCTCAGAGCCGGACCCGGCAGACTCGTGCTTCATGGACGGCGGGCGGCAGACAAGCCGCTTTATGTGTTCTCCTGGGTTGACGTCAGCCGCCAGCTTGTTGTGGATTCCATTGCCGCCGATTGGGCTTCGATCTCCCCAGACACCCGGTATGTGGCGTATCGATACGCCGGGGGAAGCGGCGGTTGCCCTCCAGGAGTGGCAATCGGAGCGGTCCTGGCATTCGATATCCAGAATCCGTTTTCAGACACGGCAGAGGGATGGCTCCCGGCTGCCGGGGAATTGTCCCTCAGAGAGCGGGGTGTCATCCTTTACCCGGAAGAGCTTCGAAAAGAAGGCAGATACGAGCGCTTCGAACCGGCTGAGAAGGGCTGGCTTCCCAATGGCCTGCCCCGTTTTTTCCTGATGGGGGGCCCGGTGTGGAGCCCGGAGTCGATGAGAATGGCTATTACGGAATCCGAGGACACTGAGGTGAGGCTCGTCATCATCGATGTTTCTGCCGGGTTGCGTCATCCGATCATCCACAAGATCCCGGTTCCGAACGAGCCGTTCCTGAACCCCGAGTACGGATCGGCAAAATACCCGCCGGATCCGCGAGCCGACTACAGGCTGACGGTGAAATCCATTCGCTTCACGGAGGATGGCCGTGGCGTGGAGGTGACGTCATGGCCCACGCCGAAGTTCCTGGAAAAGACGATGGTGCTTCCTGTGCCGCCGGCGGCGGGTGCCAGACAGTAGCCAGCCTTACGGGCAGATGAGAGGCGAGGAGGAGTTCGCGGCCACAGTTCCTGCGCCAGGCGGCGAACCGGCGCGGGAGCCAGGCCATCCCGGCGCTGCCGGAAAGAATCGGTCCGGGCGAGTCGCCCGGCCTGATTCTGGATCCCGAGCCGCACCCCACGGAAGGCGTACCTTTCCTCCTTATCCCAACGCAGACGGCGGTTCCAGATGGCGGCGGCGCCATTCAGGTCCGGCATTTCTTCGGCGAAGAGTCCCGCCGAGGCGTCCGAGGAGAAACGGAGCGCGCCGGGCCGGAACCCGGGAGTTCTGCCGATCCGCAAGATCCGGTTCATCGAGGGCGGACGGAGGATTCAGGTAGAGCTGGCCCCGAAAGAGGGCGCAGACCTGGACGTCGTCCTTGCCGTGGATGTTCCAGGCTACGAAGGGAAATGAGGCGAGTTCCCGAAGAATGAGCATGGGCGTGCATGCTTCCAAGGGTCCCATTTTCCCCGCCCTACGGTTTCCTTGGACACTGATTGGCGCTCAGGAGCATCCAGATGTCGAACACAGAACGAGCGGATTCCCGCCCCGCGTGAAGGACCGGAGGGCGCGCTGTACGGGGCCGGAATCGGGCCGCGGCGGCAAGGGCCGCTCGCTCGGCCAAGCGCAAGATGAGTGTTGTTCTGGAGCTGCTCCGCGGCGCTGATCTGGAGTCCACGAGCCGCCGGTATGGCGTCACGGCGGCGACCCTGTCGCCAGTGGCGCGAGGCTTTTCTGGCGGCCGGCGAGGAGGGGCTCAAGATCCGGCAGGAGGATCTGGTCGACGAGCAGGGCCGGCGGATGAAATCCGTCATCGCCGATCTGGCGATGGAGAACCACCTGCTCCCGCGACGCATCCGGCGCATGGAGGACGAGAAGCCATATCTCAAGTAGAGGTCGAAGAAATCAGCCGCACCCGGTCGGCCTCCACAGGACGCAGCTACGGGCGCCTCTCAGGTTCTCAAGGCGTGGGACCTGCCGCGGTCGACGTTCTATCAGCGGCGCTGTCGGCAGGCCTCGCCCCGCCTGCCCACCAGGCGCGGCCCGACGACGAGCTACAGCGATGAGCAACTCGTCGGCGAGACCCGGCGCGCGATCCGGGAATCGCCCTTCCACGGCGAAGGCCACCGCAAGGTGTGGGCCAGGGCTGCGCCTGATGCGCCAACACCAACTGCTCGCCGCCGCAGCGGCAGCCGCAGCCCGTCGAGCTCAAACGGCACGAAGGAGCCATCCTCGCCCGACGGCTCAACCAGATGTGGGGCATCGACGCCACGGCCGGCTTCACTCTCCGGGACGGGCAGGTGCCCATCTTCGCCATGATTGACCACGGCTCGGCCCGCTGCCTCGGCATCCACGTGGCCAAACGCGGCACGCGGTTCGAGGCGCTGGAACCGTTGCGCCAGGCCGTACGCGAACAGTTCGGAAGCTTCAGCGAAGGCACCGCGCTGGGCGTCAAGCTGCGCCATGACCATGGCTCGCTGTTTCATGAGCGACGACTTCCAGCGCGAGATCCGCTTTCTCGGCCTCGTGTCTTCACCGGCCTTCGTCCGTGAGCCGGAAGGCAACGGCTCGATCGAACGCTTCTTCCGCACCCTCTTAGGCGGCATCAAAGATCCCGCCGCAATTCGGGACCTTCTTCCGCTGTGCTTGCGAAAAACTCGCCAGCCGCCCTCCAGATGTTCCGGATCCGCTCCGGCCCGGAAGCCAGGATCGCCGCTTCGCTGAAGAGCTCCGCCGGCGGCTCCTCCAGCTTTACTTCATCCAGCCGCCAGATCGTGGTTCCGTGTACGGGAAGCCGCAGGATCGACCGGACGACCACGGCATATTCATAGCTGTACCAAGTTTCTTCGGTTCCTTCGCCGTACTTCAGTACACGGCGATGGCATGGAATGCCAAACAAATGCGTGGCCGGTTCGTCAGGCGCGGCGGCCGGAAATCCTCGCGGCGGGGTAGGAGCCCTGACAGGGCAAACACTTGCCTGCGGTGGTTCTCCGGCGTGGTAGACGATGAAGAGTTCCCGGCGGCTGTCATATACCACGACCGTTATCGGCAGATTGCCGAAAAAGTCCGTAGAGGTCATGTCACCTGCGGAGTTTCTGGCGGCTCTCGAAACAAGCCTGGAGACCGGCTCTCCTTCCGAAGCGGGATCGTGATCGACATATATTGCGGCGCTAAGTGGCCGGTTCTTGCAGAATGGCCAAATTAGCGACATGTAGCATGCACCTCAACAATGACTTGCCTGTCTCGCTCCGAAAAGTGTTCGAAGAGATGGGCGTGACAATCAATAGCATGGCGGAGCTTGGGACGCCGGCTGCCACCATGACTCGAAGCATTTCTGCCAACCTGAGATTGTAACCCGTATCCAGAATACGTCGATCGCAGGAGGGCACGGTGGTCTGGGCAGGATAGAAGCGTTCCATGAGCCGGTCGTACATCTCGGATAAGTACGGAGGTTGCCGCATGACAAGAATTCAAAAAAACTGTCCAGGGAATCGGGGCGGTAAAGCCGTCGCCATGCCCGGCGGCGTGGGCCAAGCCGTCCAGAGAGGCCGCCAGGCGTTTCTCCTGCGGGCTTGTTCCCGAGGATGGGGGAAGAACGAAACAGTTCTATCACAAAATGTTCTGTTTATGACCCAGGAGTATCAGGCGCAAGAGCGGAACCGGAATGCCACGGCGCTGGCCATGCCATGGCAGCCAGGCGAAGCCATTCGGGCCTGTGGTTCCTCAGGCTTGGCCGCCCGCGGCGCAAACGTGCGGCTTCGCGCGTTGCCGGCTTCGCCTGCGGGGGTCTTGCGAGCTTGCGATCAGGCGGCATCAAGGATCCCGCCAGAATTCGGGACCTTCTTCCGCCATGCTTGCGAAAAACTCGCCAGCCGCCCTCCAGATGTTCCGGATCCGCTCCGGCCCGGAAGCCAGGATCGCCGCTTCGCTGAAGAGCTCCGCCGGCGGCTCTTCCAGCTTTACTTCATCCAGCCGCCAGATCGTGGTTCCATAGCCCGGTAATCTGCTGATTGTCCGGAGGACAGCCCCGTACTCGTAGCTGTACCAGATTTCGACGGTTTCATCTCCGATTTTTCGCCCCCTGTAATGACAAGGCATGCCAAGAAGAAGCTCTGGTGGATCGGACGGTGGATCTGGCGGAAACCCCTCCGGTGGAGAATGAGGTGCGGCGGGGACGCGGCTCCGGACCGGCTCCGCACCGTCGGTGTTGTACACGATGAACAACGCGTTCCTCACATCGATCAGGGTGACAGATACGGGAAGATCGAAGAGATAGTGCACTGTGTATAAATCGCCTGCCGAGTTCCGGGCGAGTCTGCAGAAAAGGCTGGATGTGGGTTCAGGAGTCTGGACGGTATCCTCATCCACATAAACTGCCGCGCAGATCGGACGATTGGCTAGGAAAGGACTGACCAACGCCGACATCAGTTTGCCCTCCTTTTAGGGGACGGCTTTTCGATGGCGAGTTTCATGTGCGTCGTTGCAATGCCATCACTGGCAATATGCCGGCAGGGTAATGCCCACCCATGATACGGCGAAGCACTTCTGCCATCCCGCGAAGGTCACTCGCAGCCAGGACACGTGAATCTGCGATGGGCATGGTGGAACAGGAGTATTCGATTCAGTGTAATCGCCTGTGACGCAGGTGGGAATGGTTCCCTCACGGCAAAACAGGTCCTTGTAATGGCAATAGGCTCTCCCGTTGGCGTCGTAACGGATTTCCAGTGATTGGAAGCCAGTATACGCTATGGCAACTCCTACCGCCCTCGCCGGCCCGCTGCCTCCCACCCAGTGCATGAAGCACCCGCAGTAGAGTTGCACGCTGCCCATGACCGTAAAATCGCCGGTCCTGCCGTTGATGGGCATGCTTGCATTGGCAATCATTCCGCTGCTCGTGCTGAAGGTTTGGCTCCCGTCGGGAGCGATGATCCTTGTAGTCGTACTGTACGAGCCGTGGGCCTGGCAGCCCGTACTGTTGTCCACCGTGGTGCTGACAGCGTAGAGCGTGACACCATCCGTTGTGGCGTCGTTGTAAACGCTGATGTTGTACACCATCTGGCTGAGGGCGGGGCACGCGAGCAATAGCATCGCCGCACATCCCCTCAGCAGTATGTTGGATCTTCTGATGGCTCGCATGGCGCATACCCCCGAGAGAAAAGAGTTACGGCCACGTCCTTCCGCTGGCAACGGCGCCTGCCGACTGCTGCGGGTCCCCGAGGATCACAATGCGCTTCCTGACGCGTGTCTTGATGTGTTCATCCAGGCGAGCCTGACCGTCCGGGCTTAGGAGCCGGAGGCTCGATCTCACGGCGGCGATCGCTTTGTCTTCCCGCGCTTTGAGCGATGCCAGCCTGGCATCGCGCGTCACCGACATGTCCTGGAGCGCCTCCTTCCGCGCCTCCTCAATCGTCTCCAGTTCCTCCCGAAGGCCCTGGACTGCGGCGATCAGCAGATACTTATCAGGGTCGGACAGACGGATATCTGTCAGCCGCATGTCCCGGCGCCGGGATTCCTCCTGCGACGGATTTCGGCGTTCGGCGATGGAGAGAATGAAATGACGGTAGGCGAGTTCATCCGGAATCAGATCCGGCGTCCTGGAGCCATCCACGACCACCGAAAGGCGGTGTTCCGAATGCGCCGGTTGACCGTAGGCCCGCACCATGGGCGCGAGCAGAAGAGGGAAACAGATCCAGGCAGTCATTCGCGTAAATGCCCTTCCGCCTGATGAGTGCGTCCGGCAAGTCATCATTGCCTCCTCTGAATGGCTCCAGTTTACCCCCCCGCGAAAAATGTCAATCGCCAGATTGAAATAAGAAGCGCGGAACTTTACTGCTCTGAGAACGGCGAAAGAATGGCAAACGGGGCACGAATTCCCCTGACCTGCTCCCGATAATCCCCTCCAGTCATGATTTGGAAAGCTCTCTTGAAGACAGCAAAAGGAGCTTTCGAAATGAAGAAGACGAAGTTCAGCGAAGAGCAGATGATCGGGGCCGTGAAGCAGCTCGAAGCCGGGCGCTCGGCCCGGGACCTGGCCCGGGAGTTGGGCATCAGCGACCAGACGCTGGACAACTGGCGAGCCAAGTACAGCGGCCTGGAGGTCAATGAGGCGCGGCGTCTGCGGGCGCTGGAGGACGAGAACCGGCGGTTGAAGACGATGGTCGCCGATCTCAGTCTTGACAAAGAAGCCCTGAAAGTGGTGATCCGAAAAAAACGGCTGGAGCTTGTGAGCGCACGGCGGGACGTGGCGTTCGTCATGACCGAGTTTCGGTCCAGCGAACGCCAGGCTTGCACGCTTCTCGACCTGGACCGCAGTAGCCATCGCTACGAGGCTCGTCCCGATCGCAACATCGAGTTGCGCGAACAACTGATCAGGCTGCCGGGCGGCAGGAGCATGCCGTCGGGATACGGTTTATTGAGGCGCGCTTACAACGTGGCGTTGGAGT
Encoded here:
- a CDS encoding 20-beta-hydroxysteroid dehydrogenase gives rise to the protein MGNTALVTGANRGIGLAVARRLAELGHFVFLGSRDWQAGHEAAAALRRLGLQARPLRLDLADAASIDAAVAEAATSGHTIEILINNAGVLHEKPLLELTDAEIAESIAVHLTGPLRLVQRLAPAMAARGYGRIVNVSSGWGSFAEGMGGPGLYGVTKAALNALTVRLAHELPGTIKVNAMCPGWVRTRMGGDAAPRTPEEGADTAVWLATLPPDGPTGGFFRDRQLIPW
- the istA gene encoding transposase, with translation MYGRVRRAVQVEGMSQRQAAREFGLSRKTIRRMLEFSAPPGYQRKKPVARPKLGPWPGFIDQILEEDEARPKKQRHTSRRIYDRLKDEHAITGGYTIVKDFVRDALLRHKEVFVPLAHPPGDAQADFGEALAVIGGVEQKGRFLCVDLPHSDDAFVMAFPAENTESFCEGHNRAFAYFGGVPRTMLYDNTGIAVAKITGDGERKATEEFSRLKSHYLFEAKFGRPGKGNVEGLVGYVRRNFMVPVPHAASWEELNAQLLRQCRKRRGRKLRGEKETIGERFERDREKLLPLPAAPYEACEKRATRASSQALVRHDTNDDSVPVRFAHQRVMLKAFVWEVVIRCGSEVIARHRRSYDREEMIFDPLHSLALLEQKTNALDLAACQRGVRARFTTAALVHELMEARDERRLLRFQKHLQRQELLIVYEPGFVPLSKTGAEMLFEVFSRVMSAARHW